TAGTATTATGTGTTAAGTCATCCGCAGATCTTCGAAGGGCTAATTTGTTTGTAATCATAGCCCAATTAAAGAATGCTTTGTTTCCCTAACCCGACATATATGAAGGTTTGATGTGGGAAAATATTTTATATCAGTCAAACGCCGACGTCTGGTAACACCAACTCTCTTGATAGATTTATTCAGCATCTCACCAGACTGAAATACCGACAGGTCGATGCAGATGAGCTTGGAACATGCAATTCAGCTCAAATGACCTCGGCGTACCTATGTAGGCAGGACCCAGGAAATCTGCAAGCCACAAATCAGCACCCAGCATGCAATGAATATGCACTCTAGTTTGGATGGGGCACAGATCGGTAAGTGTTATGGTGCCTTGGTAAAGCCGAGTTTGTACTATCCAACCTGCATTTTTATAATCCAAGCTCAAACCTACAGAGAAACTATGTCAGCCTGGTATATGGCATCAAAAGAGGTTCAGTGTCTTCCTCTAATTGCAGACCGACTCGGTCATCAAGATTTtaccaaataaaaaaaacatatcagAGCTACATCTATTCATTGTCATCGTGTAGATAAGAGGATTTTCTCCAACGCTACATTATCATTCTCCTGCCACTATAAAGAATTGCCTCCATGAGGTAAAAAAGACACTAACCAACAACAAGCACACAGAGACAACAAGAAGTTCCCTCTCTTGTTCTTCCATAGCTGACGCTCTCAAAGCTCTAGCTTCTTAGTAGAGAGTATCTCCTAACTATGCTTCTTTTTGTTTTGCAGGTTCCTCAATGCTATGAGGTGGATGTGCTCTCAGACTTGAACCTATAACACTCTGGAGCCTTGGCCTCCGGCCCATTCTGTGGTGCTACATGAGTTCCGGACGTTGCCGATTCAAATAAAAGGATCTGGTCGAATCCATCCTCTCCTTTTCGGATGGATGACCAAAACCTGACCCCATCAAGGTCAAAAGTTCAAAAGCGAAGTAAAATACAAATTGCAAAAGGTGAGAAGAACTTTCCACATGTATGATTTATCGTACGTTAGTATGTCCAGCGTTTCACAATTCTAACATCACAAGGAATTAACATGAAAATCTGCCAATCCAGGTAATAAAGTCATTTATTTGGGATTTTGGCAATCTTTGCTGTTGAGATGTGGGAAAAAGAATGATGACATGGAGAGATTCTGGTCCTAATCGGAAACTGACGCAAACGATAGCAGTAGAAtcacaaggaggaggaggagcaagagAGCGTACGCTTGCACCAGGGCGAGGGGTGAGGATTTGGCGCTCGAAGACCCTGGCAGCGACGTTGGTGCTCCTGAACATCGATGCTACCGCAGGCCACCGGGGGAGGAAGAGAAGCCGCGCGCCGGAATCGAGATGGGGAAGGCGCGGCTGTGGCCGAGACGCGCATTCCTCTCTAAGGCCGCACCTGTGCGCAGAAATTGGaatcgtggtggtggtggtggagttgTGGCGGTGGTGTTAGGGTAACAGCAGGAGGAGCTTTTCGTGTGGCACTTGCTTCCACTCGAGTGAGGCCCCCGTGGGCGTCGTGCCTCCGCCAACAGCGTCGCTTCTCGCCAGGCAAAGTTTGTGAGGACGAAAGAGTGACACGGAGGGAGAACGAGAGAGACGCCAGAGGTAGGGAACACCACGACTCGATCGACACAGAGATGCAACCCGAGTCCGCAGACCAACCGCACCCGTTCGAGATCAGATCACAAGTCGAAAGGGTTTGGTTTATCCGAAATTACGTATATACCCTCCCAAACAGCCTCTTTACTTTTAAGCCAACATTGCAAGTTGACAAGCACTTTTAGTAATAGCTATCATCGACAACACCTAAGCTTATTTGGTTTGGTATTCTCGTCTAGAGTGAAGATGTTATATGATTCAATTTTTAAGATGCTTACCACATGCATGATTCCTCCCTTTTATAGTTACGTATAAATAGAAGAGCGAacgtgttaatgtatttaagttaaagctatttcaataaaacttcttcaataattgttcttatcttctatcatgcccatgCCCCCGTAAGATAGTGCTTCTGTCAAGGATactaatcttggatcgatgcaaacaaTGGTTTATGAGCGAGagtcgtgagtagagcaagagcataTCGTTGCTGCTGttacgattgctgttgctgtgagggcataGGCATTcctttcattctccttaagtccgtccttcgttctccttaagttcaccgactgttggcagatcaatgaagactatcgcggtgaggaagatgaggattggccgcggagcctcttaggaatttggctgcagcgacgttggtcgttggccgaagGCAAAGGCAAAGCAAAAGTGACGTTGGTTGCTGACCGaaagcaagagcgaagcttcgcttttctcactgctctgataagatattaacatgtctctctcctagattaggaggaaggatttcccttgaCAGAAGATTCTTTTCAACAGAATAGaaagatttcctcgtataattgAAAAAATCCAATCTTCTATCACTAACACCTTAGTATCGAATCCTATATAGTGAATATCTCTCTATCATTTTACCAACACATGATCAGTCTGAGTTTGACAAATAGATCACGATAATAATACGAAACGAATCAATAAAGTATTATGATATTATTGACTTGATATTACACAAACATGATTAAATCTATGATAGATGTATAATCATCTCCTATAATTGATGTCGATTTTGGAAATAACGATATTGAAAACCCACTACAAAAGGGTTTTTACGTGCATTTCTCAAATACTACTCTCAAGTTTTATTCAAATTCTTCAAACCTTAAATTAActtaaatatcatataaatatttGTTGAGAACACCTCGACGTAGCTTTGTGAGGTTCAACACCTTCCAAGTTAGACGAACAAATCATTGATCAAGATTGAATTGAGACAGAGATAACTCAATTAGTTATATAAGTTTCATGTAATAAAAAAAACAAGGGACATAAAAACAGAaagtttctaaaatatttttcttaaagaaaaaTCTAATGGACGGTGGAGATTTTTGTTTGAgactaataaatttaatttattattattattattgttttcttATTCAATCACTAATGAAACCTACAAATGCGTGTTATCCACACATGGGTATGTACTTATCCTCAAGTCAGTGTCACCACAACTTTGACGAGAGGCACCGTCCATTCATTGCTACCTTAATCATGAAAGAAACTTACATTTAAGTCTGGTTTTGGGTAGATGTGATGGTAAGGTGGGTAATCATGTTGGAGATAAGAATCCATATAGTTACTCAGAGTTAATCTTTCTAATATGAAATGAATTATCTGTAAATACCCAATTAAATTGATTCAAGATATTTTTTATAATCGGATTTGAGGTGTAAGTAcgtattctttttttttcccaaaaaataTAAAAACGTATGCATTACTTCTGTAAATCTTTATAAGTCAAAGTTTCTTCCCCACACAACGAATAatatgatagaagataaagatttttccaactatatgaggaaatttttctattgaggaaaatcctctattctgttagggaaatccttcctcctaatttgtataaataggagagggaacatgttaatagattcaagctaaagctatttcatttatacaataaagctttttcaattattgttcttatcttttattatttctatcatattctcaataatatttatgatttgtaatataatcaaatataaatattaattaaaattattatatctgatttaataaaattatttaatctttCGGTATGGAACCAAAAGTTCGTAAGCCCGTAAAATCTCTCTTACTTTCAGATATATCTTTTAGAGTTTACATATTTTGAAAGAATAAAATTATGTGGATACACTCATCGTTGAAAATAGATAATTTCTTATGAATCAATTGCACTAATTACCGATATCCATTTGCCGCACATTTTCCGGTTTTCGATCCGCCTGCATTGCCAACGCTTCTCAATTCCCGACTCGAAATCCATGCGTGGGTCAGATACCTGACGTGAAAGCAAGACGTTGCGTCCCGCGGTCACAAGTGGGCCCGCCGGGCGACGGAGTTAACGTACCCGCAGGTGGGTCCCGCAGACAAAATGACCTACTCGACCTCAAATTTTCTTTCCCCTAGAAATCCAGACAAAGCTGATCCAaccgaaagagagagagagagagagagaggggaatggAGAGCGGGGCGGTGAGGTACGGGATCATAGGGGTGGGGATGATGGGGAGGGAGCACATGGTCAACCTCGCCCACCTCCGCAGCGAGGGTGCCACTGTCACCTGCGTCGCCGACCCCCACCCTTCCTCGCTGGAGCACGCCCTCGACCTCGCCCGCTCCCTCCACGCGCCACCTCCCGCGGTAATACTTGTACTTCTCTCTTGCCGACCACTCTATACTGCCTAAAACCGGGTCCGACACTCTTGTCGCTCCTCCACCTCCCGCAAAACAGAATCTTGGATTATCTGAATGGCCGGTCTCAGAAAGaaaatttgtccttgatggtacgATATTGATCCAATTCTTGAGGATGCTCGCCAGGCCTCCGGACCGAGCAAGCCCTGTTTAGCTTAACCTGAGTACCTACGTTTCGACGAGGATTTTTGTACTGGTCCAGTTGAACTGCCACAGTAGACTTTATAGGAATCTCTTTAGGACGAAGTTACTGCGGAGCTCGATTCATTTATGACTTTGTTTGGTTGCCTGGAGTTGCTGTCAAGTTATACCGAAGGACCCGACCTATGAGGGCGTATCAGAGTTATTGATGGAGGTTTAGATGGAGTAGCTTTTGTTTCCAGTTATTTATAGTGCGCTCTGATTAGCCTTGGGAGTTATCTGCTGAGTGTTTCATAGATGAAACTTAACTCCAGTGAACTTAGTCATATATTGATCTTCGTTTGATGGTGCTTGTTAGAAGATGGATATTGGCCTCTGTTATTActtcttttctactttccttcttTTACTGTTCTGCTTCTTTCTCAAATTATCATATTTATTGTGGGATTATCTCTTTACATAGTTTTAGCTTGGTCATGAAATCAGTTAATGTTAAGCAATATGTTAAATGTACGAAGTGATGAGATTAAGTCATCTTTGTGTCATTCATTCAGCTAGTATATGCACCAATAAAGTCAAGGCCACAACTTTCTCATTTTCAATGGTTTATGCTGGATATCCTCCTCTATGACTTTTGCTTTATCCTTTTATAGAGTTCGGGCACTCAACAACTGCTTGGGTGGTCATCTGTTTCTAGGAACTACACTAGCAATGTGTCATTTGCTGTCAAGAGAAAGCATGTGACATTTGAAATTTTGGCTTTTCAATTTCACCTACCACGCATGTAAACTTGTGACTGATGCTATTATGATATATGGTCTAAGTAATATAATAGCTGAAGCTAAGATAGAACCAATGACTTGCTTTTTTACATTCTAATAGCCGATACATGCACAGGAAATTATTAAGTAATGTTTTCAACTTGATTAAGTTAAATTGAATTTTCAAGTGGGGTCTATGAAttgttttttttcctatttttcttAAGACTGTTAGCCGACACTTGCTTTCTGAATCACATCAGTTAGTTCTGGAGGTATTAGGACTTAGGATAATCTGTTTCAGTTAAggtgataattttaaaaaaaatctttttttggaAATTATTAGTCCTAAGTTATATAAGATTAGTGTTAAACAATGTGTAAAAGCCTTAGATAAGTTGTGGATTGAAATACATTTTTTATACTTGATTGATCAAGGATATCCTTTTTAGTATCAGGTACTGGTTGCTAGGCAGACTAATTCAATGCGTTGGTCGTTAAAGAAAAGATAATTAGTATAGAAGTAACAACtgatcttccttcttcttctccttgttcTTCTAGACCTCTCTTGTTTCTTCAAATATCGTGGGAGTTCTATATATTTTGCAAGTTCAAAATATCTCTTTAaccaattttgattgaaattgaTTTACAAGGAATTTAAGAATTTCAAATTGTGTTTTACCATGGCATGCTGGGGTTTAATAcactattttttgtatttttagctTGTGTTGGCGGGCACATATCTCAAGTCAAATAGGGTTGCCCATGCCATACTGTGTGGGCAAACCAGGCATGTTATTCCTAGTTTACTTTGGTTCTATGTGCAGCATCCATAGTCTCCTTAGAATTCTTGTCTGTGACATCACATTTAATGTACGGTTACAAAGTTTAAAATTGTATGCATGGTAATAGCAAGAATCGGTCGACTAATCTTTGTTACCTTCAATTGTGTTCCCCCAAATAAGTCTGAGATATCTTCAATTGACTAATACACCAGGCATATCATCAAAAGAATTCCTAAAGCTTGCTAAATATTCTATGATGATAGAAAGGCTTCGGTTGGGAGGGCTTGTGAAACTTTAATGGATTTTTTTCCATTTCTAGGTTTTATCTGCAGATaattataagatatttgtattattttgGTGGACTGATATGTTAAGCTCAGGATAGTAATTTTAATATGTTGCAATGTAAGAACTAAGAACTACCAATCATATATCTCACTATTCCCTTGATATCCACTAAATTAAGTTACAGAGATCACTACAGGTATTGGAGAGAATGACTGCTAAAACATGTAGTTGGACTTGTAAGTTCTCTTTTATGTAAGGATAGTGTAACTGGTGCAGTCTATACTACTATTTGATAGCAAATCTTCTGGGCCAGTGTACTTGTTCAACCAAAGATATAGCAAAATAGAGGTAAATGAGATATATAAGAAGTTCTTACAGGCTGGTTTGGCTTGAGGAAGAAATCTGGGGCTTTTATATgtatcacaacactagaaaggtaACTTGTTTCATACCTTTCATAATGGGTGGGCCAATGGAATATTTTAATCTCTTAAAATTACTTTTGTGATTGTTGGTATTATTCTTACAACTTTTCCTCCCTTCCAATCTGCAGCCTGCTGATAAACTTTGAAACCTTCAGGTATTTCCAGGACATCGTCAGCTATTAGACAGTGGACTTTGTGATGTTGTGGTTGTGTCATCTCCAAACATGACGCACTTTGAAATTCTCATGGATATAATTAACCATCATAAGCCCCACCATGTTCTCGTGGAAAAGCCATTATGCACTACTGTTGAGGACTGCAGAAAGGTAAGATATTATGTTTCTTGATGAATTGTTTGGATGTAAATATTACATACTTTCTTGCTTGCACTCGCTATGCATCTTTAAAAATTGAGTGATCTACAATCCTGATTAAAATATACTTATAGATGGCTTAATACAGGCTCATGTTAATCTATTAGATAGACATTGCTTCAAATCAAATTtcttagggagttgatgcaatgaATCTATGCATGCATACCTTCTGCTACATTTAGTTGCTTAATTAGTGATTCTCCTTGCATGGTTTACAAGTTGGGACGAATTCTTTGTCATTTGTGAAAAAATTAGAACCAAGTCAATAAAAGCTTTGAAAGATCTTGCATGCGTTCTGTTGAGATTCTTTTATATGCAGTTCAATAAATCAGAAAGTCAAGAAGGCCATACTCGAGAACGATTTCCCTAAACATTTGATTTCAGAATTAAGCAACATATTTGTATAATACTGAACAAGTTAAGGTGATTTTTTTGGTATCTTTTATTTTGTGCAAACAGTAAGTGATGAAGTCAGAATTTGATTCCCAGACATTTCAATGATCTAATAAAATTTTTTGGTTTTACTAGCTAAACGACTCAGCACCTTCAAAATTTGTTGTAAGGTAAGATTCAAACTCTCAACTTAAGTGAGTCAGGAAAACTACCAccagattattattttttaatttctgtCTATCCCTATATTTTTTCTAGAAGGCTTCCGATTAGGTACAAGATGAAATCGGTAAAAAACTTTTGACCAAGATTTACGTGTGGAATGACCTATTTTTTAAATTGATTTGTGGCTTTAGCTGAAATCGAAATTTGGTTGTCTCTGCTTGGTCCTCTGCTAGATGAAAACACTTTTAGTTACCATCTTTTTATTATCCTATCCTCAATGAGGACAATTTGGTATGGACCCATTCTCCTGAGTTTTACCCTTAACAGTGCTTGAAACTGGTGAAATCCATATATAACAAAGTGACTTAGATTGGCTAGACTAGAAGGTGAACTAGAACCTTCATGTTTTCCCTTTATGAAATTTTATGCTTGGAAATCGCTTTGGGGGCATTTTCTAATTTCAGATTGCACAAATGATACTGGCTATTCACTGTTGTATTGTACAGTGATTTTTACAAATTGATGTGGTGTACGGATAGATTTAGAGATAAATAGCAGCATTCAAACAGAAGAATCCTCAATATTAAATCACCACGTTTCAACACATCCTAATTGTCAAAGTTATCAATTTCCAAGCTAAGCTACTACTATACAGGGCAAGTCACCAAGCTGGAAGCCAAATTTATCAAGTTCCATGCTACTTAGTTCCAATGCACCATGCATTAGTAATATTTTATAAAGTAGTTGCTGGTTGAGATATTTAATGTGCAAATCATTCATAAAGGAGGGGAGGGGAGCTTGTTAGGAACCTTGAATTAGCCCACATGGATCCTTGTTATTGAGCTCTTAGTTACTAATTTTTccaagaaaagagaagagaaatgaCTTTCTTATATCCTAAATTCTACCCTCTTCTCTTGTTCAACATCAGTTGTTGTCAACCCTTCCTATGCTCTTGGTCTATTATCCTTATGACAATTAGAATAGGTAGAGCCATAGAGATCAACATAGTAGAGCAATGATAGGGCATGACACAGATGAAAGGATGAAGAAATTGAAGCTCTATGAAGGCAAGTTGAAGAGCCATGTGTCTTGAACGTCAAGAAGCTTACAACTCTAGACATTAAAACCATGGTTACACAAGTGATGCATCCAAAGACGTGAATTTGATTATGCTCTGACTTTATTTTCACAATCCAATAATCTCTAATAAGGAAACAGAATCTTCATTGACTAAATTGCGGGACTCTATAGGTTGATGGTTCAGAATAACTCTAGAGAGATGGAGAAATAACTTGTTGAAAGATATGTTGGAGGTCCAAGAGTGATGATTCGTGATGAAGTGGAGATAAATGACCACAATAGTTGTCCAATGCTTGACAATTAGCACTGAAAGTCAAAGCAAAACTAGTCAGCAGTTGAGTAAAGAGTGTGCTAATATTTAGTTGCATTTCTCTTGTAAAGGATATTTTACTCATAATAATGTTAGGGTCAAAAGCAATTGAAATTGTGAGAAGTGCAATCAATTCAACTCTTACTACTCATGGTGAAGGGTAATTTAGTCATACCAACCATTATTCACTTGTTTCAAATGCAAATAAGTAGAAAATTATATGAATGAGTGCCCATAAGGACAAACGGATACATGAGTAAATTTTGTGGAAGAAGATGACAAAGAATTAAAGATCTTTGGGAACCAAATATGATGAATAAGCTCAAAAGGCTTATGAAGTGATTGCTTCCAAAGAAGGTGAGTGCTTGGTGATCCATACCAATCTTCCAAACAACAGCATTGTAGTATTCATTTTTTCCAGAATTTTTTGTAATATGTTTGATTTCATTTGTTGCTCGTATTCCCTGTGTTACCTTGTGTTTTATCCTTCATAAATATCTTGTCATAGATTGTGAATGCAGCCAAGCAGCGGCCAGATATTCTAGTCCAAGTTGGACTAGAATACAGGTATATGCCTCCTGTATCTAAACTAATTGACATAGTGAAGAGTGGAATACTCGGGCATGTCAAAATGGTGGCAATCCGCGAACATCGATTTCCTTTCCTGGTTAAGGTACATGAGTTTGTAACTATAGTACAATTGTGACTTTCCTACTCATAAGTAAACCAATGTTTTTTCTTTGGATATATCTTTTGTAATATTGCATGATTTATGTAGGTCAACAATTGGAACCGTTTTAATGTTAACACCGGGGGAACTCTGGTTGAGAAGTGTTGCCACTTTTTTGATTTGATGAGGCTGTTCGCAGCCGCAAATCCTGTTCGTGTGATGGCTTCTGGATCTATTGATGTTAACCACAAGGATGAGACTTACGATGGAAAGGTCATTTTTTTCTACACTTCCAATGAAGATATCTCAAGCACTTGGATTCTTCTGGTTGATTGTATGCCAATCATTCTTGTAATCTTCTTTTCTATATTCATAGATTTGATCCAGATGCCTGAGATGTTTTGAAATGAGGTGCTGATATTGGTTTGTTTTACTAGGTGACCATCATCTACAAGTAAACATGGGAACTATTTAGGAGGAAACATAATATTAAAAGCAGGGTTTCATCTCCTCTATCACTCAATTCATATCCTTCAATCTCCTTTTCTGATTCGTCAGAATTAACTTTCTCTTCAATATTTATCACCCTTGATGATTTTTCACATCTTTGCTTTACGTGTTGTCCAACATATGTCCTTGTTTCTCCAAGCTCAGATGCTCTTGCTATGTCATCCaatataaaattttcatcataaaaaatcaaCTCATCTTTTGTGTCTGATGTGTTAGCGCCTATCTTCCTAACTAGCCATTCATTTGAATTATCAATATCACTTAGAGAAATACAGTCAATGTTATTCCGTAAAATTATGACTAGGAAGTGTTTGATACTTTGATTATACTTGGTATATACTAAATCATGCAATCTTTGATGCTCCAACATGGTTTTCTTCTTTGTACAATTATTGTGGGAGTTTAAGACCTACTTACTATTTATGGATGACATTAGACTATCATGTTTGGTACAGAAATCTACTAGATTAGTTGCAAGTTCTTAATGTGCTTGTCTATTCAATCACAACCCAATTACGTTCACAACCTGTAGCATTGCGAGCTAAACTTAAAATTATAACTAACCATTGTAACATGTAAGTTTGTCGCTGAATTGCAATTAAGCTCCAACAATCAACTGCAAAGTTATATTTAAATATCAATAGATAAGTACATTAAACTCATACTATCTTTAAGTACATAGTTCTCCTTGTTCGAATTGGCATTGTGAATCCACAAAGGTCTCTTGGGTTTTTTATATGATGACAATTCAATCATTATTTTATCTCCATTACTAGTGCTG
This DNA window, taken from Musa acuminata AAA Group cultivar baxijiao chromosome BXJ3-7, Cavendish_Baxijiao_AAA, whole genome shotgun sequence, encodes the following:
- the LOC135643836 gene encoding uncharacterized protein LOC135643836 isoform X2; this translates as MESGAVRYGIIGVGMMGREHMVNLAHLRSEGATVTCVADPHPSSLEHALDLARSLHAPPPAVFPGHRQLLDSGLCDVVVVSSPNMTHFEILMDIINHHKPHHVLVEKPLCTTVEDCRKIVNAAKQRPDILVQVGLEYRYMPPVSKLIDIVKSGILGHVKMVAIREHRFPFLVKVNNWNRFNVNTGGTLVEKCCHFFDLMRLFAAANPVRVMASGSIDVNHKDETYDGKVPDIIDNAFVIVEFDNGTRGMLDLCMFAEGSKNEQEISVVGDIGKGEAFVPESIVHVGLRAEGRAGVKIEKAEDARIKYDGLHHGSSYLEHLHFLSVIKGESIDAPAVSLMDGLLSVAIGVAAQLSIEKGRFITIQEILQC
- the LOC135643836 gene encoding uncharacterized protein LOC135643836 isoform X4, whose product is MESGAVRYGIIGVGMMGREHMVNLAHLRSEGATVTCVADPHPSSLEHALDLARSLHAPPPAVFPGHRQLLDSGLCDVVVVSSPNMTHFEILMDIINHHKPHHVLVEKPLCTTVEDCRKIVNAAKQRPDILVQVGLEYRYMPPVSKLIDIVKSGILGHVKMVAIREHRFPFLVKVNNWNRFNVNTGGTLVEKCCHFFDLMRLFAAANPVRVMASGSIDVNHKDETYDGKGEAFVPESIVHVGLRAEGRAGVKIEKAEDARIKYDGLHHGSSYLEHLHFLSVIKGESIDAPAVSLMDGLLSVAIGVAAQLSIEKGRFITIQEILQC
- the LOC135643836 gene encoding uncharacterized protein LOC135643836 isoform X1, with amino-acid sequence MESGAVRYGIIGVGMMGREHMVNLAHLRSEGATVTCVADPHPSSLEHALDLARSLHAPPPAVFPGHRQLLDSGLCDVVVVSSPNMTHFEILMDIINHHKPHHVLVEKPLCTTVEDCRKIVNAAKQRPDILVQVGLEYRYMPPVSKLIDIVKSGILGHVKMVAIREHRFPFLVKVNNWNRFNVNTGGTLVEKCCHFFDLMRLFAAANPVRVMASGSIDVNHKDETYDGKVIFFYTSNEDISSTWILLVDCMPIILVPDIIDNAFVIVEFDNGTRGMLDLCMFAEGSKNEQEISVVGDIGKGEAFVPESIVHVGLRAEGRAGVKIEKAEDARIKYDGLHHGSSYLEHLHFLSVIKGESIDAPAVSLMDGLLSVAIGVAAQLSIEKGRFITIQEILQC
- the LOC135643836 gene encoding uncharacterized protein LOC135643836 isoform X3 — its product is MESGAVRYGIIGVGMMGREHMVNLAHLRSEGATVTCVADPHPSSLEHALDLARSLHAPPPAVFPGHRQLLDSGLCDVVVVSSPNMTHFEILMDIINHHKPHHVLVEKPLCTTVEDCRKIVNAAKQRPDILVQVGLEYRYMPPVSKLIDIVKSGILGHVKMVAIREHRFPFLVKVNNWNRFNVNTGGTLVEKCCHFFDLMRLFAAANPVRVMASGSIDVNHKDETYDGKVIFFYTSNEDISSTWILLVDCMPIILVPDIIDNAFVIVEFDNGTRGMLDLCMFAEGSKNEQEISVVGDIGKGEAFVPESIVHVGLRAEGRAGVKIEKAEDARINLGMMDYIMDQATWNTCIFYL